One part of the Symphalangus syndactylus isolate Jambi chromosome 1, NHGRI_mSymSyn1-v2.1_pri, whole genome shotgun sequence genome encodes these proteins:
- the LOC129487522 gene encoding calponin-2-like isoform X2 → MSSTQFNKGPSYGLSAEVKNRLLSKYDPQKEAELRSWIEGPTGLSISPDFQKGLKDGTILCTLMNKLQPGSVPKINRSMQNWHQLENLSNFIKAMASYGMNPVDLFQANDLFESGNMTQAKTKGLQSGVDIGVKYSEKQEWNFDDATMKAGQCVIGLQMGTNKCASQSDMTAHGTRRHLYDPKNHILLPMDHSTISLQMGTNKRASQVGMTAPGTRRHIYDTKLGTDKRDNSSMSLQMGYTQCANQSTQVFGLGRQIYDRK, encoded by the exons ATGAGCTCCACGCAGTTCAACAAGGGCCCCTCGTACGGGCTGTCGGCCGAGGTCAAGAACCGGCTCCTGTCCAAATATGACCCCCAGAAGGAGGCAGAGCTCCGCAGCTGGATCGAGGGACCCACCGGCCTCTCCATCAGCCCCGACTTCCAGAAGGGCCTGAAGGACGGAACTATCTTATGCACACTCATGAACAAGCTACAGCCGGGCTCTGTCCCCAAGATCAACCGCTCCATGCAGAACTGGCACCAGCTTGAAAACCTGTCCAACTTCATCAAGGCCATGGCCAGCTACGGCATGAACCCTGTGGACCTCTTCCAGGCCAACGACCTGTTTGAGAGTGGGAACATGACGCAG GCCAAGACTAAGGGGCTGCAGAGTGGGGTGGACATCGGCGTCAAGTACTCGGAGAAGCAGGAGTGGAATTTCGACGACGCCACCATGAAGGCCGGCCAGTGCGTCATCGGGCTGCAGATGGGCACCAACAAATGCGCCAGCCAGTCGGACATGACCGCGCATGGCACAAGGAGGCATCTCTATGACCCCAAGAACCATATCCTGCTGCCCATGGACCACTCGACCATCAGCCTCCAGATGGGCACGAACAAGCGTGCCAGCCAGGTAGGCATGACGGCTCCCGGGACACGGCGGCACATCTATGACACCAAGCTGGGAACCGACAAGCGTGACAACtcctccatgtccctgcagatgGGCTACACGCAGTGCGCCAACCAGAGCACCCAGGTCTTTGGCCTGGGCCGGCAGATATATGACCGCAAGTAG
- the LOC129487522 gene encoding calponin-2-like isoform X3 produces the protein MSSTQFNKGPSYGLSAEVKNRLLSKYDPQKEAELRSWIEGPTGLSISPDFQKGLKDGTILCTLMNKLQPGSVPKINRSMQNWHQLENLSNFIKAMASYGMNPVDLFQANDLFESGNMTQVQVSLLALAGKMGTNKCASQSDMTAHGTRRHLYDPKNHILLPMDHSTISLQMGTNKRASQVGMTAPGTRRHIYDTKLGTDKRDNSSMSLQMGYTQCANQSTQVFGLGRQIYDRK, from the exons ATGAGCTCCACGCAGTTCAACAAGGGCCCCTCGTACGGGCTGTCGGCCGAGGTCAAGAACCGGCTCCTGTCCAAATATGACCCCCAGAAGGAGGCAGAGCTCCGCAGCTGGATCGAGGGACCCACCGGCCTCTCCATCAGCCCCGACTTCCAGAAGGGCCTGAAGGACGGAACTATCTTATGCACACTCATGAACAAGCTACAGCCGGGCTCTGTCCCCAAGATCAACCGCTCCATGCAGAACTGGCACCAGCTTGAAAACCTGTCCAACTTCATCAAGGCCATGGCCAGCTACGGCATGAACCCTGTGGACCTCTTCCAGGCCAACGACCTGTTTGAGAGTGGGAACATGACGCAGGTGCAGGTGTCTCTTCTCGCCCTGGCGGGGAAG ATGGGCACCAACAAATGCGCCAGCCAGTCGGACATGACCGCGCATGGCACAAGGAGGCATCTCTATGACCCCAAGAACCATATCCTGCTGCCCATGGACCACTCGACCATCAGCCTCCAGATGGGCACGAACAAGCGTGCCAGCCAGGTAGGCATGACGGCTCCCGGGACACGGCGGCACATCTATGACACCAAGCTGGGAACCGACAAGCGTGACAACtcctccatgtccctgcagatgGGCTACACGCAGTGCGCCAACCAGAGCACCCAGGTCTTTGGCCTGGGCCGGCAGATATATGACCGCAAGTAG
- the LOC129487522 gene encoding calponin-2-like isoform X1 — protein sequence MSSTQFNKGPSYGLSAEVKNRLLSKYDPQKEAELRSWIEGPTGLSISPDFQKGLKDGTILCTLMNKLQPGSVPKINRSMQNWHQLENLSNFIKAMASYGMNPVDLFQANDLFESGNMTQVQVSLLALAGKAKTKGLQSGVDIGVKYSEKQEWNFDDATMKAGQCVIGLQMGTNKCASQSDMTAHGTRRHLYDPKNHILLPMDHSTISLQMGTNKRASQVGMTAPGTRRHIYDTKLGTDKRDNSSMSLQMGYTQCANQSTQVFGLGRQIYDRK from the coding sequence ATGAGCTCCACGCAGTTCAACAAGGGCCCCTCGTACGGGCTGTCGGCCGAGGTCAAGAACCGGCTCCTGTCCAAATATGACCCCCAGAAGGAGGCAGAGCTCCGCAGCTGGATCGAGGGACCCACCGGCCTCTCCATCAGCCCCGACTTCCAGAAGGGCCTGAAGGACGGAACTATCTTATGCACACTCATGAACAAGCTACAGCCGGGCTCTGTCCCCAAGATCAACCGCTCCATGCAGAACTGGCACCAGCTTGAAAACCTGTCCAACTTCATCAAGGCCATGGCCAGCTACGGCATGAACCCTGTGGACCTCTTCCAGGCCAACGACCTGTTTGAGAGTGGGAACATGACGCAGGTGCAGGTGTCTCTTCTCGCCCTGGCGGGGAAGGCCAAGACTAAGGGGCTGCAGAGTGGGGTGGACATCGGCGTCAAGTACTCGGAGAAGCAGGAGTGGAATTTCGACGACGCCACCATGAAGGCCGGCCAGTGCGTCATCGGGCTGCAGATGGGCACCAACAAATGCGCCAGCCAGTCGGACATGACCGCGCATGGCACAAGGAGGCATCTCTATGACCCCAAGAACCATATCCTGCTGCCCATGGACCACTCGACCATCAGCCTCCAGATGGGCACGAACAAGCGTGCCAGCCAGGTAGGCATGACGGCTCCCGGGACACGGCGGCACATCTATGACACCAAGCTGGGAACCGACAAGCGTGACAACtcctccatgtccctgcagatgGGCTACACGCAGTGCGCCAACCAGAGCACCCAGGTCTTTGGCCTGGGCCGGCAGATATATGACCGCAAGTAG